One Pseudomonas sp. MM213 genomic window, GATGGTGCCGATGTGCTTGTTCATTGTGGTTCTGACCTCAGGGTGTGAGTGTGCCGGCAGAATTGGAAGAAAACGCCTGTGTTTTTTATTGTTGAGCACTGCGATATCGCTGCGTCCCTTTGGCGATACCGGTCAGATGAGTCCTGCTGTTGCACGCGCAGGCTCATGGTCACGGAGGCTGTTCGACTGACCAGTCACCGCGACTGGAGCCGATAAAAACAATTACTGATTAATAAGTGAAATCGATTTATCGTATTTCCAATATAAGCCCAGCTTGTTACTGGAGGTTTCGATGTCGGTTTCCCACGCCCAGCTCAAAGCCTTCCATGCCGTGGCGGTTCACGGAAGCTTCACCAAAGCCGCCGAGCGGCTTTTTCTCACGCAACCGGCGATTTCCGACCAGGTGCGCAAGCTCGAAGAGCGCTTCGGGGTATTGCTGTTCCACCGCAACAAACGGTCGGTGCGACTGACCGATCTGGGTGAACGCTTGTTGAGCATTACCCAGCGATTGTTCGTCATCGAAGCCGAGGCGCAGGAGTTGCTTCACGACTCGCAGGCGTTGCAGACCGGCAGCCTGATTCTGGCGGTGGACGCCCCGGTGCACGTGCTGCCGCAGATCGCGCGGTTCTGCGAGCGCTACCCCGGCATCAGCGTGAAGATCGAAACCGGCAACACTGATGAATCGCTGTTTCGGCTGTTCAACTATCAGGCTGACCTGGCGTTGCTCGGGCGCGATGTCAGCGATGAACGATTGATCTCGCTGCCGCTGCGCAATGACCCGATGGTGGCGTTTGTTTCGCGCAATCATCCGTGGGCCGACCGCGAGTCGATCTGCCTCGCGGACCTCGACGATACGCCGCTGGTGCTGCGGGAAATCGGCTCGGTGACGCGCCAGACGCTGGAGGAGGAAATGGCCGGCGCCGGGTTTCGGATTCGCCCGGCGATTCAGGTCGAAGGCCGGGAGGCGGCGCGTGAGGCGGTGGTCGTGGGGATCGGGGTGGGCGTGGTCTCGGCGGCGGAGTTTGGTGCGGATTCGCGGGTGTGTGCGCTGCCGATCACCGACTGCAAGCGGCGGCTGACGGAAACGCTGGTGTGTTTGCGCGAGCAGAGTTCGCGGCGGGTGGTGGCGACGTTTCTGGAGATGGTGCGCGAGAGTCTGGTGTAGACAGGTCTGGCCCCTTCGCGGGCAAGTCGGATCGCCGCCCGCTCGCTCCTACAGGTTGCATACGACCTTGTAGGAGCGAGGCTTGCCCGCGAAGGCCGCACCTCGGTCTAACTGACCGGCGCCAACTCGAAAAACGCCTGAATCAAGCGCAAATCCCGCCGCCGCTCCATGCACCCGATCATGTGCCGGTTCACCAATCCCTCGCCAATAATCGGCACCGCCGCCACCCGCGGGTCATGGCTGACCTCCACCGACGACACCACGCCAACCCCCAACTGTGCCGCGACGGCCTCGGTCACCGCCTCGCGACTGTCCAGTTCCAGCAACACCCGGGGGCTCACCTTCGCCTGGGCGCAAGCGTCATCGAACGTGCGTCGGGTAATCGAACTCGGTTCGCGCAACACCATGATGACCTGATCCAAATCCTTCAGCGGCACCCCTTTCGAACGCTGCGCCCAAGCATGCCCCTCAGGCACCAGCGCACAAATCCGCGACTCGCTCAGCGCCTGCAAATGCAAACCCTTGCGCGGCTCAACCTCGGTCAGCACCGCCACATCGGCATGCTCCGACAACAGCGCCGCCAGGGTTTCCTGCGCATTGCCCAGGCGCAGGTTCACGGTGATCCCCGGATACCGCGCGCGCAGGCTCGCGAGCATCGGCATGACCATGTGCGGCCCATCCGCCGCCACTTCCAGACGCCCGGTGAGCAATTGCCGATTGGCCTCCAGCATCACTTGCGCTTCTTCGGCCAGACCAAACATCGCCCGGGTGATCGCGGCGAGTTTGGTGCCCTCCTCCGTCAGCTCGACCCGACGCGCGGTGCGCCGCAGCAGGGTGATCTGGTAGTGCTCCTCCAACGCCTTGATGTGCCCGGTGACCGCCGGTTGGCTGATGAACAGCCGTGCAGCGGCCCGGGTAAAGCTGCCCTCGCGGGCCACCGCATCGAAGGCGCGGAGCTGGAACAGGTTCATGAATAACCCTCACTGATGGCTGGCATAACAACAAACAATTTGATTGATAACACGGCAAATTGCAATTTAAGCCCCGTAGCTTCATCCCATCGATTGCGAGGACACGAGAATGAGTACTGCCGAACCCATCCTGCTCACCCCCGGCCCGTTGACGACGTCGGCCCGCACCCGTCAGGCGATGATGGTCGACTGGGGTTCATGGGATGACCGCTTCAATCAACTGACCGCCAGCCTCTGCGAGCAACTGCTGGCGATCATCAACGGCAGCGAGAGTCACCACTGCGTGCCCCTGCAAGGCAGCGGCACCTTCGCCGTCGAAGCGGCAATCGGCACGCTGGTGCCTCGCGACGGCAAAGTCCTGGTGCTGATCAACGGCGCCTATGGCAAACGCCTGGCGAAAATCTGCGAAGTGCTCGGCCGTTCCTTCAGCACCTTTGAAACCGCCGAAGACGAACCGACCACCGCCGCCGACGTAGACCGTCTGCTGCGGGCCGATGCCAGCATCACCCACGTTGCGCTGATCCACTGCGAAACCAGCACCGGCATCCTCAACCCGCTGCCGGAAATCGCCCAGGTCATTGCGCAACACGGCAAACGCCTGATCATCGACGCCATGAGCTCCTTTGGCGCGCTGCCGGTGGATGCGCAACAGGTGCCGTTCGACGCGTTGATCGCGGCCTCGGGCAAATGCCTGGAAGGCGTGCCGGGGATGGGGTTTGTCTTCGCTCGCAAAGACGCGCTGGCAAATGCCGCCGGCAACTCGCACTCGCTGGCGATGGACCTGTTCGACCAGCACACCTACATGGCCAAGACCGGCCAATGGCGCTTCACCCCGCCAACCCACGTGGTCGCGGCGCTGCACGAAGCCCTGCTGCAATACAACGAAGAAGGCGGTTTGCCGGCGCGGCATCAGCGCTACGCCGACAACTGCAAAGTGTTGCTCGATGACATGGCCAGGCTCGGCTTGCGCAGCTTCCTGCCCGCCGCGATCCAGGCGCCGATCATTGTCACTTTCCACGCACCGAAAGACCCGCGTTACCAGTTCAAGGAGTTCTACGAACGCGTCAAGGCCAAGGGTTTCATCCTCTATCCCGGCAAATTGACCCAGGTCGAAACCTTCCGCGTCGGCTGCATCGGCCACGTCAACCAGGCCGAGATGCACGCGGCGGTGGCGGCGATTGCCGAAGTGCTGCGCGAGATGGAAGTGCTCGAAATCTGAACCACAGACACCGCCGTCCCTGTAGGAGCGAGGCTAGCCCGCGAACACAGGCGACGCGGTCTGTCCGACAAACCTCGTCATCGTTCTTCGCGGGCAAGCCTCGCTCCTACAGGATCAAAAAAATGAACTACGCAAACCCAACCAAACTGCAAGCCGCCATCCTCGACTGGGCCGGCACCGTGGTCGATTTCGGCTCCTTCGCCCCAACCCAGATTTTTGTCGAGGCCTTCGCCGAATTCGATGTCCAGGTGTCCATCGAAGAAGCCCGTGGCCCGATGGGCATGGGCAAGTGGGATCACATCCGCACCCTGTGTGATCAGCCGGCCGTCGCCGAACGTTATCGCAAGGCCTTCGGCCGCACGCCGACCGACGATGACGTCACTGCGATTTACCAACGCTTCATGCCGCTGCAAATCGAAAAAATCGCCGAGCACTCGGCGCTGATCCCCGGCGCGCTGGAGACCATCGCCAACCTGCGTGCGCAAGGGATCAAGATCGGCTCCTGCTCCGGCTACCCGAAACAGGTCATGGACAAAGTGGTCGAGCTCGCCGCCACCAATGGCTACGTCGCCGATCACGTGGTCGCCACCGACGAAGTGCCCAACGGCCGTCCATGGCCGGCTCAGGCACTGGCCAACGTGATCGCCCTGGGCATCGACGATGTCGCCGCGTGCGTGAAGATCGACGACACCGTGCCAGGCATTCTTGAAGGTCGTCGCGCCGGCATGTGGACCGTGGCGCTGATCTGCTCGGGTAACGCGCTGGGCCTGGACTACGAAGGTTATCGCGCCCTCGGCAGTGACGAGCTGGACAGCGAACGCAAGCGTATCCACGCACTGTTCGAAGGCTCGCGCCCGCACTACATGATCGACACCATCACCGATTTGCCGGCCGTGATCGCCGACATCAACCAGCGCCTGGCCAACGGCGAGATGCCGCAAACCAACTGATTCACCGCATTCCCCCTGTAGGAGCGAGGCTTGCCCGCGAAGGCGTACTATCTGCCGACATCCATGTTGAATGTTCAGACGCCTTCGCGGGCAAGTCGGATCGCCGCACCGCTCGCTCCTACAGGGGGAATTGTGTTTTTTTGCTCAATCACCTGACTTAGAGCATTGAACCGCCAATGGCTTGAGGCAAACCGTGCGAAACAGGCTTACAGTTAACGCACACCGTCAACCAAGAACGGTGGCCTGACCCGACCTGTGAGGAACGCCGTATGCCCTGGAAGAACTCCGACTCACGCTACAGCACCGTGTCGATCACGCTGCATTGGTTGATGCTGGTGTTGCTCGCGGTGGTTTACGCCAGCATCGAATTTCGCGGAATCTTTCCCAAAGGCAGTGGTGGCCGAACGCTGATCGTTGAAGCGCATTTCATGCTCGGTCTGACGGTGTTTGTGCTGGTGTGGTTGCGGCTGTTCGCGCGCAGCCTCGGCCCGGCGCCGCAGATCTTCCCCGCTTCGCCGCACTGGCAGACCGTGCTGGCCAGATTGATGCACTGGGCGCTGTACCTGTTCATGATCGCCATGCCGATTCTGGGTTGGCTGGTCACCAGCGCCAAGGGGCATCAGGTGATGTTCTATGGCATTGATCTGCCGATGCTGCTGTCAGAGGACAAGGAGTTGGCCAAGCAAATCGAAGGCTGGCATGTACTCGGCGGCACCATCGGTTACTGGCTGATCGGGCTGCACGCCGTGGCGGGGATTTATCACCACTATGTGGTGGGCGACAACACCCTGCTGCGGATGATGCCCAAACGCGTAAACCGCAATTCCTGAAAACAACGCCCTCCCCTGTAGGAGCGAGGCTTGCCCGCGAAGAACGATGACGAGGTTTGTCGGACAGACCGCGTCGCCTGTGTTCGCGGGCAAGCCTCGCTCCTACAGGGGTACGAGGCGCGACGAAAATCCGCGAAGCCCTTGCAAGCCGCCGGTGTGGATGAAGATCAGTCGCGTACCCTGTGCGAATCGTCCGGCTTCGACTTGCTGCTTGAGCGCCAGCAGCGCTTTGCCGGTGTACAGCGGTTCAAGGGGAATGCCACTGGCCTGTTCGGTTTGCGCGATGAAATCCAGTAACAGCGGATCGACTTTGGCGAAGCCACCACGACTGGCGTCGAACAGTTCGTAGACCGGATGATGCAAGCCCGCTTCCTGCACGATCGATGCGATTTGCTGCGCAACGCCATGATCATCGGGCACCGCCAGCGCGCCATAAACCGGATGATCCCCCGCTTCAGCCAACGCCAGGCCGGCCAGCGTGGTGCCCGTTCCACAGGCCAGCCACCAGCCGTCGTAGTCGCTCCAGCCCAGACCGTTCAGTTGCGCGCCGACCATCGACTTCAGTTGCATGCAGCCCTTCGCACCCGACAAACCGCCGCCACCTTCCGGCACCGCAAACAGCTCAGGGTATTGCGCCTGCCAGGGTTCCCAGAAACCCGCATCGTGCCGCGCGCGATAGCCGCCATAACCGAGCCAGTGCAACTGCATGCCGAAGGCTTGCAAGTCTTTCACTGTGGGCGTTTCCTGCGGATGGCCGCGCAATAAACCCACGGTCGTGAAACCGAAGCGCTTGCCGGCGGCAGCCAGTGCGTGAAGATGATTGGAGTGAGCACCGCCGAGGCTGATGATGCCTTTGGCAGCGGCAAGGTCAGCCGCTTTGAGGTGTTCGATGAGCTTGAACCACTTGTTGCCGCTGATCAGCGGGTCGATCTGGTCCAGGCGCAGGATGGCGACTTCGATGCCGGTGCTTTCGAGCCAGTCGAGATGAAGGGGTTCGAGCGGGGCTCGGGGAAGCCAGTCATTGGAAGGGAGGAACATCGATGCCGGCTCTGGGTAAAGAGCCGGCATATTAGCAGCCTTGAAGACGCCTTCGCGGGCAAGCCTCGCTCCTACAGGTATTGTGCCGTTCACAAAATTGATAAACGACACAATACCTGTAGGAGCGAGGCTTGCCCGCGAAGGCCATTGGCACGCTGGACCTGCTGTTAAAGCTCAGCAGCCAACCGCGAACCCTGATTGATGGCCCGCTTCGCATCCAGCTCCGCCGCCACGTCCGCGCCGCCAATCAAATGCACGTTCTGCCCTGCCGCAACCAACCCGTCCTGCAATTCGCGCAACGGATCCTGCCCGGCGCAGATCACGATGTTGTCCACCGGCAGCACTTGCGGCTCGCCGGTTTCGCCGATGCGGATGTGCAAACCTTCGTCGTCGATCTTCAGGTATTCGACGCTGTTGAGCATCTGCACTTGCTTGTTCTTCAGACCGGTGCGGTGAATCCAGCCGGTGGTTTTGCCCAGGCCGTCGCCGACCTTGGATTTCTTGCGTTGCAGCAGGAACACTTCACGCGCCGGTGCATGCGGCTCAGCCTTGATGCCGGCGACACCGCCACGCGCCTGAAGAAGCGTGTCGATGCCCCACTCTTTCCAGAACGCTTCACGGTCCAGGCTGGTGGCAACGCCCTGATGCACGAGGAACTCGGACACGTCGAAACCAATCCCGCCCGCGCCGATCACGGCGACCCGTTTGCCCACCGGCTTACGCTCAAGAATCACGTCCAGGTAGCTCAACA contains:
- a CDS encoding cytochrome b encodes the protein MPWKNSDSRYSTVSITLHWLMLVLLAVVYASIEFRGIFPKGSGGRTLIVEAHFMLGLTVFVLVWLRLFARSLGPAPQIFPASPHWQTVLARLMHWALYLFMIAMPILGWLVTSAKGHQVMFYGIDLPMLLSEDKELAKQIEGWHVLGGTIGYWLIGLHAVAGIYHHYVVGDNTLLRMMPKRVNRNS
- a CDS encoding 1-aminocyclopropane-1-carboxylate deaminase/D-cysteine desulfhydrase: MFLPSNDWLPRAPLEPLHLDWLESTGIEVAILRLDQIDPLISGNKWFKLIEHLKAADLAAAKGIISLGGAHSNHLHALAAAGKRFGFTTVGLLRGHPQETPTVKDLQAFGMQLHWLGYGGYRARHDAGFWEPWQAQYPELFAVPEGGGGLSGAKGCMQLKSMVGAQLNGLGWSDYDGWWLACGTGTTLAGLALAEAGDHPVYGALAVPDDHGVAQQIASIVQEAGLHHPVYELFDASRGGFAKVDPLLLDFIAQTEQASGIPLEPLYTGKALLALKQQVEAGRFAQGTRLIFIHTGGLQGLRGFSSRLVPL
- a CDS encoding 2-aminoethylphosphonate--pyruvate transaminase codes for the protein MSTAEPILLTPGPLTTSARTRQAMMVDWGSWDDRFNQLTASLCEQLLAIINGSESHHCVPLQGSGTFAVEAAIGTLVPRDGKVLVLINGAYGKRLAKICEVLGRSFSTFETAEDEPTTAADVDRLLRADASITHVALIHCETSTGILNPLPEIAQVIAQHGKRLIIDAMSSFGALPVDAQQVPFDALIAASGKCLEGVPGMGFVFARKDALANAAGNSHSLAMDLFDQHTYMAKTGQWRFTPPTHVVAALHEALLQYNEEGGLPARHQRYADNCKVLLDDMARLGLRSFLPAAIQAPIIVTFHAPKDPRYQFKEFYERVKAKGFILYPGKLTQVETFRVGCIGHVNQAEMHAAVAAIAEVLREMEVLEI
- a CDS encoding LysR family transcriptional regulator, producing the protein MSVSHAQLKAFHAVAVHGSFTKAAERLFLTQPAISDQVRKLEERFGVLLFHRNKRSVRLTDLGERLLSITQRLFVIEAEAQELLHDSQALQTGSLILAVDAPVHVLPQIARFCERYPGISVKIETGNTDESLFRLFNYQADLALLGRDVSDERLISLPLRNDPMVAFVSRNHPWADRESICLADLDDTPLVLREIGSVTRQTLEEEMAGAGFRIRPAIQVEGREAAREAVVVGIGVGVVSAAEFGADSRVCALPITDCKRRLTETLVCLREQSSRRVVATFLEMVRESLV
- the phnX gene encoding phosphonoacetaldehyde hydrolase — encoded protein: MNYANPTKLQAAILDWAGTVVDFGSFAPTQIFVEAFAEFDVQVSIEEARGPMGMGKWDHIRTLCDQPAVAERYRKAFGRTPTDDDVTAIYQRFMPLQIEKIAEHSALIPGALETIANLRAQGIKIGSCSGYPKQVMDKVVELAATNGYVADHVVATDEVPNGRPWPAQALANVIALGIDDVAACVKIDDTVPGILEGRRAGMWTVALICSGNALGLDYEGYRALGSDELDSERKRIHALFEGSRPHYMIDTITDLPAVIADINQRLANGEMPQTN
- a CDS encoding LysR substrate-binding domain-containing protein is translated as MNLFQLRAFDAVAREGSFTRAAARLFISQPAVTGHIKALEEHYQITLLRRTARRVELTEEGTKLAAITRAMFGLAEEAQVMLEANRQLLTGRLEVAADGPHMVMPMLASLRARYPGITVNLRLGNAQETLAALLSEHADVAVLTEVEPRKGLHLQALSESRICALVPEGHAWAQRSKGVPLKDLDQVIMVLREPSSITRRTFDDACAQAKVSPRVLLELDSREAVTEAVAAQLGVGVVSSVEVSHDPRVAAVPIIGEGLVNRHMIGCMERRRDLRLIQAFFELAPVS